Below is a genomic region from Dechloromonas denitrificans.
GCCGCGACAATGTGCGCCAAAGTCGTCTTGCCCAGACCCGGCGGTCCGAAAAGCAACACATGGTCGAGCGATTCGCTGCGATTCTTGGCCGCCTGGATGAAGATTTCCAGTTGTTCGCGAATCTTGACCTGGCCGGTGTAATCAGCCAGCCGCTTGGGACGGAGTGCCCGTTCCAGCGCCTCTTCCTGAGCCGATTTCGAATTCGGGGCAATGATGCGGTCGACCGCGGCACGGGGAGAATCAGCCTGCGGGGCAAAAAGTTGGTCGGTTTCGATCATGCGGAAATGTCCTCACGCGTCCAGCGGCCAAACAGCATATGGCCGAGCGCCAGCAGTACCGGTCCGAGAAAAATGCCGATGAAGCCGAAGACCAGCACGCCGCCAAGCACGCCGAGCGCGATCAGCAAAATCGAAATGCCGGCGCCGCGCGCCATCAGGACGGGTTTTACAAAGTTGTCGATACTGCTGATGATGAACAGGCCGTAAAGGACCACGAAAATCGCCCAGCCGGTCAGCCCCTGACTGTAAAGCCAGGCAGCAGCGCCCCCCCAGATCAGCGGCGGCCCGATTGGAATCATCGACAGGAAAAAGGTGGCAAAACCCAGCAAGACTGCAGCCGGAACGCCGGCAATCAGGAAACCGATCATCGCCACCGTGCCTTGTGCCGCAGCGGTGCCGACAATGCCCAGCATCACCCCAACCACCGTGCCGCGCGCCTTGTCGAGCATTTCTTCACCCAGCTCGCCCCCCAGTTTGTGGGCGGCGACATACAGCGAATGCACCACCTTGGCGCCGTCGCGATAGAGGAAAAAGACGACAAAAATCACCAGCGCCACCTGCAACAAACCGTTGGCGGCAATACCGCCGAGTGCCAGCCCGAACTGGCGCAAGGGCACGACCAGTTGCTTGAGAAGGGCATTCAATTCGGCCCGGTTGCTGGCAATCTGGTGCCAGAAGGTATCGATCTCGACACCAAAAAATGGCAGCCCGCTGAGCCAGGCGGGCGGATCGAGCGGCAACCCCTGCTCAACATAAGGCCGGGCGAAATCGATCAGCTTGTCGGCACTGCTCGCCAGACTGCCGGCCAGGAAGATCATCGGCAGCAGCATGACCAGCACGAGCAGGGTCGTCATCAAGGTGGCGGCCAGCGTGTTGCGCCCTCCCAGGCGCGGCAGCAACTGTTCGGAGTAAAGCGGCCAGGTACAGATCCAGACGACGAAAGCGAACAGCACGGCACCGATCATCGGCCAGAGCACGGCAATGCAGCCGACAATCAGCAGGATCACCAGCGCGATCTGCGCCAGGCGCTTGGGATTTTCCTCGCTGTTGAACATCAGACCTTGGACAACAGTTTGAGTGCCGCCCGGATGCCGTCCGAGGTGCCGATATCGGCCGGCAGTTGTTTCATCGCAGCCGCGGCTTCCTTCTCGTTGTAGCCAAGGGCGAGCAGGGCGTTGGAAATATCCTGTTTCGCATCGTCGACCGCAGCAAGCAGCGAAACACCGGTAGTTTCAGCCAGTTTGCCCTTGAGTTCGAGCAACAGGCGCTCGGCTGTCTTCTTGCCGATGCCCGGCACCTTGATCAGGCGACCCAGTTCCTGCTGCGCCACGGCAGCGGCCAGATCGCCGACCGACAGGCCGGAGAGGACAGACAGCGCAGTACGCGCGCCGATCCCGGACACCTTGAGCAACTGACGGAAGGCGAAACGTTCGGCCTCGGTCAGGAAGCCGTAAAGATAGTGACCATCCTCACGCACGGCAAAATGGGTCAGCAAGCGCGTTTTCTCGCCATTCGCCGGCAGGTTGTAGAAGGTGCTCATCGGCACGTCGAGCTCGTAGCCGACGCCATTCACCTCCAGCACGATCTGCGGGGGATTTTTTTCGGCGAGGATGCCGGTCAGTCTTCCAATCATGTCGGCTCGATTTCTTTCAGGGCAAGGTACTGTAATTTCACACAGGTGCTCATCCTATCAGGCGGCCGCCCCGAATGCGATACCCGGCGGTCGCCATGGCGCCCAAACCTTGCCCGCCATGCGCATGGCAAATGGCGCAAGCCAGCGCATCGGCCGCATCGGAAGTCGGCGAGCCGGAGAGATTGAGCAGCCGGACCACCATGTCCTGAACCTGCTCCTTGGCCGCCTTGCCATGGCCGACGACGGCCTGCTTGACTTGCAATGCCGTGTATTCGGAAACTGGCAGACCGGCGTGGACCAGGGCGCTGATTGCCGCACCGCGCGCCTGGCCGAGCAGCAGGGTCGATTGCGGATTGACGTTGACGAAGACCTTCTCGACCGCAGCCTGATCCGGCTGATACGTTGCAACCACCTCGCTGATCCCGGCAAACAGCGTTTTGATCCGCTCCGGCAGCGATTGCTTGTCGTTCGACTTGATGCAGCCGCTCGCGATATAGACCAGCTTATTGCCGTGCAACTCGACGACGCCGAACCCCGTGACCCGCAAACCAGGATCGATCCCGAGAATACGCGGTGTCGCCAGACTCACTTGGGTCGTGCGACGAGATAGACGCCGCTGACCGCGATCAGCATGCCGATCGCTGCGGTCAACGTCAGTTTTTCATCGAAAATCACGAAGGCGATCAGCGCCGTGCTCAGCGGAGTCAAATAGAACAGGCTGGCAACATTCACCGCACTGCCGCTGCGAATCAGCAGATTGAGCAGGCTGATCGCGCCAATCGAGAGCACCAGCACCAGCCAGCCAAGCGCGAAGATGAAATCACCGTTCCATTCGATCCGGTAAT
It encodes:
- a CDS encoding AI-2E family transporter, whose protein sequence is MFNSEENPKRLAQIALVILLIVGCIAVLWPMIGAVLFAFVVWICTWPLYSEQLLPRLGGRNTLAATLMTTLLVLVMLLPMIFLAGSLASSADKLIDFARPYVEQGLPLDPPAWLSGLPFFGVEIDTFWHQIASNRAELNALLKQLVVPLRQFGLALGGIAANGLLQVALVIFVVFFLYRDGAKVVHSLYVAAHKLGGELGEEMLDKARGTVVGVMLGIVGTAAAQGTVAMIGFLIAGVPAAVLLGFATFFLSMIPIGPPLIWGGAAAWLYSQGLTGWAIFVVLYGLFIISSIDNFVKPVLMARGAGISILLIALGVLGGVLVFGFIGIFLGPVLLALGHMLFGRWTREDISA
- the ruvA gene encoding Holliday junction branch migration protein RuvA translates to MIGRLTGILAEKNPPQIVLEVNGVGYELDVPMSTFYNLPANGEKTRLLTHFAVREDGHYLYGFLTEAERFAFRQLLKVSGIGARTALSVLSGLSVGDLAAAVAQQELGRLIKVPGIGKKTAERLLLELKGKLAETTGVSLLAAVDDAKQDISNALLALGYNEKEAAAAMKQLPADIGTSDGIRAALKLLSKV
- the ruvC gene encoding crossover junction endodeoxyribonuclease RuvC, with the translated sequence MSLATPRILGIDPGLRVTGFGVVELHGNKLVYIASGCIKSNDKQSLPERIKTLFAGISEVVATYQPDQAAVEKVFVNVNPQSTLLLGQARGAAISALVHAGLPVSEYTALQVKQAVVGHGKAAKEQVQDMVVRLLNLSGSPTSDAADALACAICHAHGGQGLGAMATAGYRIRGGRLIG